GTTTCATCTCTTTATTTCCTGTATCGACAGATTTAGATGATTTTTCCTCTTTATGACCTTCTTTGCGAATTTTTTCCTTGTATTCAACAGCTTCTCTGACAAATGTTTTATAGCTCCCATACCGTGTTGAATCTATCTTGCTTACGTTAGCCAGTACATTACAGCCTTCTTCGTTCAAATGAAGGCAATCTGAAAAATAACATTCTGATGAAAATTCTTTTATTTCGTCAAATAGTTCGTTAATTATTGAAGGCATGACAGTATCGAATTTTAAATAGCTAAAACCTGGAGTATCCGCAACTTGCAAGGTTTTTTTATTCAGGCAGGGAACTTCTAAAATTTCTACATGCCTTGTGGTATGGGTGCCTTTATTTGTTTTAGCGCTTATTTCTTTTGTTTTAAGCTTTAATTCAGGGTGAATTTTGTTAAGCAGGCTTGTTTTCCCGACACCTGACATTCCGCATAAAACTGTAACTTTTGATTCAAGTGTGTTTATAAGTTCATCTATACCAAAGCCACTTAAAGCAGAGGTAAAAATAACTTTATATCCAATATTTGTATAAATATCAAGAATTTTTTGTTTAAAACTCAAAGTTTCATCGAGGTCAGACTTGTTTATACAAATAAAAGCCGGAATATCATAAAGCTTTGCCTGGCATAAATATCTGTTAAGTTGCTCAAACTCAAGCTTTGATTGAGTTAGTGCTGCAACTATTAATACTTGATCAACGTTTGAGATGGAGGGTCTGGGGAGGTAATTATTTCTCGGCAAAACTTCAATAATTGCCGCCTGCTTTGAATTAGACGGTGTTTTTTCTATTTTGACTAAATCGCCAACAAAAATTTCTATTTTTTCTTTTTTAAGTTTTTCTCTGATTTTACATT
This genomic window from bacterium contains:
- the rsgA gene encoding ribosome small subunit-dependent GTPase A, which codes for MIGKVIKIHSDFYYVNLNNNILECKIREKLKKEKIEIFVGDLVKIEKTPSNSKQAAIIEVLPRNNYLPRPSISNVDQVLIVAALTQSKLEFEQLNRYLCQAKLYDIPAFICINKSDLDETLSFKQKILDIYTNIGYKVIFTSALSGFGIDELINTLESKVTVLCGMSGVGKTSLLNKIHPELKLKTKEISAKTNKGTHTTRHVEILEVPCLNKKTLQVADTPGFSYLKFDTVMPSIINELFDEIKEFSSECYFSDCLHLNEEGCNVLANVSKIDSTRYGSYKTFVREAVEYKEKIRKEGHKEEKSSKSVDTGNKEMKQLIKLGTQARKKSRNTEKQKMNLISILDEVYYNQNQEDFD